The following are from one region of the Aspergillus luchuensis IFO 4308 DNA, chromosome 4, nearly complete sequence genome:
- the PRP22 gene encoding putative RNA helicase-like splicing factor (HRH1) (COG:A;~EggNog:ENOG410PGGT;~InterPro:IPR011709,IPR027417,IPR022967,IPR003029, IPR014001,IPR007502,IPR002464,IPR001650,IPR012340;~PFAM:PF04408,PF07717,PF00575,PF00271;~go_function: GO:0003676 - nucleic acid binding [Evidence IEA];~go_function: GO:0004386 - helicase activity [Evidence IEA]) yields MDDLQSLELFSLVSRITSEIQNHLGVNDKTLAEFVIDQHLKCGSFADFSKSMEEMGAEFPRSLLESIDRLVLTMHPKYKSKKTETTNNSAGDDDMDVLDALEKKARVFKGLAVPDKVQQWDEENVEEGDAKADAMDDTFAMLEGLAGKARQDKPAPAPQSSSSRNDRGSTRKRSRSPDYDDHRRGRRRHDRYRSRSRSQSPRYSKRGGDDEVDEFGRSKSKYSSRDDYRNGHSERRSRRDRDEDGEYFRKPPPVELDDQPVLYKVYDGRVTGVKDFGAFVNLLGVKGKVDGLVHVSAMQEGARVNHPSDLVSRGQPVKVKVVSIQGSRIGLSMKEVDQVTGLDLIPQRRLASGANMERLDGMTGKDRYGNLSSEVPVIEESDGKPMKNRKRMTSPERWEIKQLIASGAVSAADYPDIDEEYHATLTGEGTFEEEEDVDIEVRDEEPPFLAGQTKMSLELSPIRVVKAPDGSMNRAAMAGTNLAKERRDIRQQEAQDKAAEQAAAVDLNAQWQDPMVAPEERKFAADLRSTQQSKPDDSVPEWKRVTMGKNQSFGKRTSMSIKQQRESLPVYKFRKQLLDAVRDNQLLIVVGDTGSGKTTQLTQYLAEGGYANNGIIGCTQPRRVAAMSVAKRVAEEVGCKLGAEVGYTIRFEDCTSPDTKIKYMTDGMLQREVLLDPDLKRYSVIMLDEAHERTIATDVLFGLLKKTIKRRPDLRLIVTSATLDAEKFSEYFNGCPIFSIPGRTFPVEIMYSKEPESDYLDAALITVMQIHLTEPSGDILLFLTGQEEIDTACEILYERMKALGSTVPELVILPVYSALPSEMQSRIFEPAPPGGRKVVIATNIAETSITIDNIYYVIDPGFVKQNAYDPKLGMDSLVVTPISQAQAKQRAGRAGRTGPGKCFRLYTEAAYQSEMLPTTIPEIQRQNLSHTILMLKAMGINDLLHFDFMDPPPTNTMLTALEELYALSALDDEGLLTRLGRKMADFPMEPALAKVLIASVDMGCSEEMLSIVAMLSIQSVFYRPKEKQQQADQKKAKFHDPHGDHLTLLNVYNGWKHSNFNNAWCFENFIQARQIRRAQDVRQQLLGIMDRYHHKIVSCGRNTLKVRQALCTGFFRNAARKDPQEGYKTLVEGTPVYMHPSSALFGKPSEHVIYHTLVLTTKEYMHCTTSIEPKWLVEAAPTFFKVAPTDRLSKRKKAERIQPLHNRFAGEDDWRLSAQRRQGRGGGGGTWG; encoded by the coding sequence ATGGACGACCTCCAGTCGCTGGAGCTCTTTTCGCTCGTGTCGCGGATAACGAGCGAAATCCAGAACCATCTCGGCGTCAACGACAAGACGTTAGCGGAATTTGTGATCGACCAGCACCTAAAATGTGGCTCATTCGCGGATTTCAGCAAGAGCatggaggagatgggcgCGGAGTTCCCTCGGAGTTTGCTGGAGAGTATCGATCGTCTGGTGCTTACGATGCATCCGAAGTATaagtcgaagaagaccgAAACGACGAATAACTCggccggcgatgatgatatggatgttttggatgcgctggagaagaaagcgCGCGTCTTTAAGGGGTTGGCTGTGCCGGATAAGGTTCAGCagtgggatgaggagaatgtcGAGGAGGGCGATGCGAAGGCTGATGCTATGGATGATACGTTTGCTATGCTGGAGGGATTGGCGGGCAAAGCGCGTCAGGATAAACCTGCCCCGGCGCCgcagtcgtcgtcgtcacGGAATGACCGCGGCAGTACTAGGAAGCGCAGCAGAAGCCCCGATTACGATGATCACCGACGTGGACGCAGACGCCATGATAGATACCGGTCTCGGTCGCGATCACAGAGCCCTCGATACAGCAAgaggggtggtgatgatgaggtggatgagtTTGGCCGGTCGAAGAGCAAATACAGCAGCAGGGATGATTATCGCAATGGACACAGTGAGCGGAGGAGTCGCCGGGATCgcgatgaggatggcgagtACTTCCGGAAGCCGCCGCCTGTGGAACTGGATGATCAGCCGGTGCTATACAAGGTCTACGATGGTCGTGTCACGGGAGTGAAGGACTTTGGCGCTTTCGTGAACTTGCTTGGTGTGAAGGGCAAGGTGGATGGCTTGGTACATGTTTCGGCCATGCAGGAGGGAGCGCGTGTTAATCATCCTTCCGATTTGGTGTCTCGCGGCCAGCCGGTCAAGGTCAAGGTGGTTAGCATTCAAGGCTCTCGAATTGGGCTGTCGATGAAGGAGGTAGATCAGGTTACTGGTCTCGATTTGATCCCTCAACGACGTCTGGCATCTGGCGCAAATATGGAGCGTCTTGACGGCATGACTGGCAAGGATAGATATGGTAACCTGAGTTCTGAAGTGCCGGTTATCGAAGAATCGGATGGAAAGCCTATGAAGAATAGGAAGCGCATGACTTCCCCTGAGAGATGGGAGATCAAGCAGTTGATTGCATCTGGCGCTGTCTCCGCAGCAGACTATCCTGACATCGATGAGGAATACCATGCTACCTTGACGGGTGAAGGCACTtttgaggaagaggaggatgtcgaCATCGAAGTCAGGGACGAGGAACCGCCCTTCCTGGCTGGTCAGACTAAGATGTCTCTGGAACTCTCTCCGATCAGGGTCGTGAAGGCTCCCGATGGCTCTATGAACCGGGCTGCTATGGCAGGAACAAATTTGGCCAAGGAGCGACGAGACATCAGGCAACAGGAGGCCCAGGACAAAGCAGCTGAGCAAGCGGCGGCAGTCGACCTCAACGCGCAGTGGCAGGATCCTATGGTTGCGCCTGAAGAGCGGAAGTTTGCTGCTGATCTGCGCAGTACTCAGCAGTCCAAGCCGGATGACTCGGTCCCCGAGTGGAAACGGGTCACCATGGGCAAGAACCAGTCTTTCGGAAAGCGGACCAGCATGTCCATTAAACAGCAGCGTGAAAGTCTGCCGGTCTACAAGTTCCGCAAGCAACTTCTCGATGCTGTACGCGATAACCAGCTGCTGATTGTTGTCGGAGATACTGGGTCCGGAAAGACGACGCAGCTGACGCAGTACCTGGCCGAGGGAGGTTATGCAAACAACGGTATTATCGGTTGTACGCAGCCTCGTCGTGTAGCAGCCATGTCTGTTGCCAAACGTGTGGCGGAAGAGGTCGGCTGCAAACTCGGCGCGGAAGTCGGATACACGATTCGTTTCGAAGATTGCACGAGTCCTGACACCAAGATCAAGTACATGACTGATGGTATGCTTCAAAGAGAAGTCCTCCTGGACCCAGATTTGAAAAGGTATTCTGTCATCATGCTTGACGAGGCTCACGAACGAACGATTGCCACCGATGTTCTCTTTGGATTGCTCAAAAAGACCATCAAGCGGAGACCGGACCTCAGACTTATTGTTACTTCGGCTACGCTGGATGCTGAGAAGTTCTCTGAGTACTTCAACGGTTGCCCTATCTTCTCCATTCCCGGTCGTACATTCCCTGTTGAGATCATGTACTCGAAGGAGCCCGAGTCCGACTATCTTGATGCGGCTCTCATTACAGTTATGCAGATTCACCTGACAGAGCCCTCGGGCGAtattctgctcttcttgacAGGTCAAGAGGAAATTGATACTGCCTGCGAGATTCTATACGAACGGATGAAGGCTCTAGGGTCAACAGTACCGGAGTTGGTCATTCTTCCCGTCTACTCGGCTCTTCCGAGTGAAATGCAGAGTAGGATTTTTGAGCCTGCCCCGCCTGGAGGTAGAAAGGTTGTCATCGCTACGAACATTGCTGAGACGTCTATTACCATCGACAATATTTACTACGTCATCGATCCTGGTTTCGTCAAGCAGAACGCTTACGATCCCAAGCTGGGTATGGACTCTTTGGTTGTCACGCCCATCTCGCAGGCGCAGGCCAAGCAACGTGCTGGTCGTGCAGGCAGAACTGGTCCCGGAAAATGTTTCCGACTGTACACTGAAGCCGCGTACCAGTCGGAAATGTTGCCAACCACGATTCCCGAAATTCAACGCCAGAACCTTTCGCATACCATTCTCATGCTCAAGGCGATGGGCATCAACGATCTGCTGCACTTCGACTTCATGGACCCTCCGCCAACGAACACTATGCTTACTGCTTTGGAGGAGCTGTATGCACTGTCGGCTCTAGATGACGAGGGTCTCTTGACTCGCTTGGGTAGAAAAATGGCAGACTTCCCCATGGAGCCGGCCCTCGCCAAGGTTCTCATCGCATCGGTCGACATGGGATGCTCAGAGGAAATGCTGAGCATTGTGGCCATGCTTTCCATTCAGTCGGTCTTTTACCGTcccaaggagaagcagcagcaggcagatcagaagaaggccaagttcCACGATCCCCACGGCGACCACTTGACTCTTCTCAACGTCTACAATGGATGGAAACACTCCAACTTCAACAATGCCTGGTGCTTCGAGAACTTCATCCAAGCCCGTCAGATCCGCCGTGCGCAGGATGTCCGTCAGCAGCTGCTTGGCATTATGGATCGCTACCACCACAAGATCGTCTCCTGCGGAAGGAACACCCTCAAAGTACGCCAGGCACTTTGTACAGGATTCTTCCGGAATGCAGCTCGCAAGGACCCTCAGGAAGGGTACAAGACTCTTGTTGAAGGCACGCCGGTCTACATGCATCCCAGTTCTGCATTGTTTGGCAAACCGTCCGAGCATGTCATCTACCATACACTGGTTCTTACAACGAAGGAGTACATGCACTGCACAACCTCCATCGAGCCCAAGTGGCTCGTTGAGGCCGCCCCGACTTTCTTCAAGGTGGCACCCACCGATCGTCTGTCGAAGCGTAAGAAGGCCGAGCGGATCCAGCCTCTCCACAACCGCTTTGCCGGCGAGGATGATTGGCGTCTATCCGCACAGAGACGGCAGGgtcgtggtggaggaggtggtacCTGGGGTTGA
- a CDS encoding NPA1/URB1 family protein (BUSCO:EOG0926025H;~COG:S;~EggNog:ENOG410QDCA;~InterPro:IPR016024,IPR039844,IPR021714,IPR032436;~PFAM:PF11707,PF16201) has translation MSSHEGQLRNKRRKLDNGQDVDATATISSHTQLRSSLAFQQNPTESKQGIRKFKDFLTSIGQSEDEAEKAKKFRILKAYCDSQFSRVNENEAVCFTDLVQTWSFADTNNNESLLTVVPSVLAQFLKTVSTNLEFRDFGVALCKYLLQKEQLRLFNRGLTAIKSKEHLISPCLRLLTEMVSFDGGAVARHVHAARYITFKRIEVFLTPNKAQLEEILEAGSKPTLRRNAQKYVLANLRFLQSNGKSDIIEQHKVIRAFFEYIRKDPRDIILETIRCIDKDIIQDASISRSAKSKFFNRWNLERLVTLYGYDRESEEPNPANVSTTDEIHKILMNVCTNTELGVLLPESGWYPHGSDPEALPTDDDTLIDLGLDSALHIDKYSQSVPVRNGTLSYLIQTLRPDTDSLQIELLVAIFKAAPELVADFFTKKSMFTADPKPTPAWMAESALLFSAVQLPVPSNCGWKDKLPPTPPPVSVVIENVLPRPLTQKILTRCLNMNAEIVTLFAVRILTIAFNKLRAVLKIFNADHGVSQPLWTQAASKLVAEFSRRCPGVKEVILLFKRTDKDDLQQQDAVSELLASFYEVVPDAAFEEGLDVSLILVDVLKRLDEGKLDEDDTESVLSQLQNIMRIIKQSTSMRWWQQPGSMQYSAFTSILKVLIQTASRYSLREIDQLLRTVLTEHSVLQNPSSFPAILSSFETSDSEKLQRQLSFFDNCACRIAKKPVHYQDLLDSLVEGASNPVSPLVAAVIEQWPFVVKSGDAAVESAVVAWIAETLGSLKRAGENAKALKTARDKLMESAENKKSKSALKKALKDAEDDHEMEVDAPAQDTTTAAKKDEVDLEEVFGTVPTESTTHNELHRWEKDDIEVAVEQGRIAELVLCLCSAYEEVRKQAFTSIVRFMGKLKESKYVEWRSVYILTGELLETVKQIGLESPVPWIVGECASSCLTVLTNPMHKMYGKVNKFLQKAPSWEVEKIPSYWIDKIFLHEPELDDGYFDETSWLLDLLIKGLRTEAVCRCLPFLTPSCYSFKL, from the exons ATGTCTTCCCACGAGGGTCAGCTCCGCAACAAGAGGAGAAAGTTGGACAATGGCCAAGATGTCGATGCTACTGCCACCATATCTTCGCACACGCAGCTTCGCTCTTCCTTGGCTTTCCAACAGAATCCCACTGAATCCAAGCAAG GTATAAGAAAGTTCAAGGACTTCCTCACGTCCATTGGGCagagtgaggatgaggctgAAAAAGCCAAGAAGTTCCGCATCCTCAAAGCATACTGTGATTCGCAATTCTCACGGGTAAACGAGAACGAAGCAGTCTGCTTTACCGATCTGGTCCAGACCTGGAGCTTTGCGGataccaacaacaatgagTCGTTACTGACTGTTGTGCCCTCTGTCCTCGCTCAGTTCCTCAAGACGGTGTCCACCAACCTGGAATTTCGGGATTTCGGAGTGGCACTATGCAAGTATCTCCTTCAGAAAGAACAGCTGAGACTGTTTAACCGTGGCTTGACCGCTATCAAATCAAAGGAGCATTTGATTTCTCCctgtcttcgtcttctcacGGAGATGGTCAGCTTCGATGGTGGAGCTGTGGCGCGCCACGTCCATGCTGCGCGGTATATCACATTCAAGCGCATCGAAGTCTTTCTCACCCCCAACAAAGCTCAGCTGGAAGAAATATTAGAGGCAGGCTCCAAACCTACACTGCGCAGGAATGCTCAGAAGTATGTCCTTGCAAACCTGCGATTTTTGCAATCAAACGGGAAGAGTGATATTATTGAGCAACACAAAGTTATTAGAGCATTCTTTGAGTACATTAGGAAAGACCCGAGAGATATCATCTTGGAGACTATCAGGTGTATTGACAAAGACATTATCCAAGATGCTTCGATTTCTCGCAGCGCAAAGAGCAAGTTCTTCAACCGATGGAACCTGGAGCGACTCGTCACCCTCTACGGTTATGATCGTGAGTCAGAGGAGCCCAACCCGGCGAATGTTTCCACTACCGACGAAATCCACAAGATTCTGATGAATGTCTGTACAAACACCGAACTTGGAGTCTTGCTTCCAGAGTCTGGTTGGTATCCACATGGAAGTGATCCCGAGGCGCTACCCACGGACGATGACACACTGATCGATTTGGGTCTTGATTCTGCTCTTCATATCGACAAGTACAGCCAGTCTGTACCTGTTCGCAACGGAACACTGTCTTATCTGATCCAGACCCTTCGCCCGGATACCGACAGTCTCCAGATTGAGCTGTTAGTGGCCATCTTCAAGGCGGCCCCGGAGCTAGTTGCCGATTTCTtcacgaagaagagcatgtTTACTGCGGACCCAAAGCCGACCCCAGCATGGATGGCCGAGTCTgcgcttctcttctccgccgtaCAGCTGCCTGTGCCCTCAAATTGTGGCTGGAAAGACAAGTTACCTCCGACACCGCCGCCCGTTTCCGTGGTCATTGAGAATGTGCTTCCTCGCCCTCTGACCCAGAAAATCCTTACCCGCTGCTTGAATATGAATGCTGAGATAGTAACATTGTTTGCTGTTCGAATTTTGACAATTGCCTTCAACAAACTGCGGGCTGTTCTCAAGATCTTCAACGCCGACCATGGGGTCAGCCAACCCCTGTGGACACAGGCGGCAAGCAAGCTGGTTGCCGAGTTCAGTCGCCGGTGCCCCGGAGTGAAGGAAGTCATTCTGCTCTTCAAGCGAACGGATAAGGATgacctgcagcagcaggatgcTGTCTCAGAGCTTCTCGCTTCGTTCTACGAGGTAGTACCGGATGCCGCCTTCGAGGAAGGACTTGACGTTTCACTCATTTTGGTTGACGTCTTGAAGCGATTGGATGAAGGCAagctcgacgaggatgatacCGAGTCAGTGCTGAGCCAACTGCAAAACATCATGAGAATCATCAAACAGTCTACCTCCATGCGTTGGTGGCAACAACCGGGGTCTATGCAGTATTCCGCTTTTACGTCAATCCTAAAGGTCCTAATTCAAACAGCTTCAAGATACTCTCTGCGTGAGATTGACCAGCTGCTGCGGACCGTCCTCACCGAGCACTCTGTCCTGCAGAACCCCTCCTCGTTTCCCGCAATTCTGTCAAGCTTCGAAACTTCAGACTCGGAGAAACTCCAGCGCCAACTATCGTTCTTCGATAACTGCGCCTGCCGTATCGCAAAGAAACCGGTTCACTATCAAGACCTCCTTGACTCCTTGGTCGAGGGTGCCTCCAACCCAGTTAGTCCTCTGGTAGCTGCTGTCATCGAACAGTGGCCATTCGTTGTCAAATCCGGAGACGCGGCTGTCGAGAGTGCGGTGGTTGCCTGGATTGCTGAGACGCTAGGAAGCTTGAAGCGCGCTGGAGAAAACGCCAAGGCACTGAAAACCGCGCGGGACAAGCTGATGGAGAGTGCTGAGAATAAGAAGTCGAAGTCGGCTCTCAAAAAAGCATTGAAAGATGCTGAAGACGACCATGAGATGGAAGTTGATGCTCCTGCCCAAGACACTACAACTGCCGCCAAAAAGGATGAGGTAGACTTGGAGGAGGTATTCGGAACCGTACCGACAGAAAGTACCACCCACAATGAGCTGCACCGATGGGAGAAGGATGACATCGAGGTGGCGGTTGAGCAAGGCCGGATAGCCGAACTGGTTCTCTGCTTGTGCTCGGCATACGAGGAAGTGAGGAAGCAAGCATTCACGAGCATTGTTCGTTTCATGGGCAAACTTAAG GAGTCTAAATATGTGGAATGGCGATCAGTCTATATCCTCACGGGAGAGCTTCTCGAGACTGTCAAGCAGATTGGGCTTGAATCGCCCGTACCGTGGATTGTAGGGGAGTGCGCGTCCAGCTGCTTGACTGTTCTCACGAATCCGATGCACAAAATGTACGGCAAGGTCAACAAGTTTCTGCAGAAAGCTCCTTcctgggaggtggagaagatcCCATCCTACTGGATTGACAAAATCTTCCTGCATGAACCGGAGCTTGACGACGGATATTTCGACGAGACTAGCTGGCTCCTTGATTTACTCATCAAGGGTCTTCGCACTGAAGCTGTATGTCGCTGTCTTCCCTTTCTTACACCATCATGTTACTCATTCAAATTATAG
- a CDS encoding uncharacterized protein (InterPro:IPR024311;~PFAM:PF13924) — protein sequence MSPLPTPNPTPITKSSLIGAWTLISYIAEPPNPQDDEAPTHYYPMGPDVRGTLVYTPDGQVTVSVLPKVAKKVWENSNDGVMYAGRYWIEYSGSSDDGDAGDGDERQQQQQQGRVPIVHHEVDMASSVEFEGSQKRQAVISPEGRLRLSGLGLMEVGTEQKMKPVLVWERVSRA from the exons ATGTCCCCACTCCCAACCCCAaaccccacccccatcaccaaATCCTCTCTCATCGGCGCCTGGACCCTCATCTCCTACATCGCCGAGCCCCCGAATCCCCAAGATGATGAGGCTCCCACCCACTACTACCCCATGGGCCCGGACGTCCGCGGTACCCTCGTCTATACCCCAGACGGCCAGGTGACCGTGAGCGTGTTGCCGAAAGTTGCCAAGAAGGTGTGGGAGAATTCTAATGATGGGGTGATGTACGCGGGCCGGTACTGGATTGAATACAGTGGTAGTAGCGATGACGgtgatgctggtgatggggatgagaggcagcagcagcagcagcagggccGCGTCCCGATTGTGCATCATGAGGTCGACATGGCGTCTTCGGTGGAGTTCGAGGGGTCGCAGAAGCGGCAGGCTGTGATTTCTCCCGaggggaggttgaggttgtctGGGTTGGGATTGATGGAGGTGGGGACG gagcagaagatgaagccggTGTTGGTGTGGGAGAGGGTTAGTCGGGCTTGA
- a CDS encoding uncharacterized protein (COG:S;~EggNog:ENOG410PM88): MARRYQIDELLWLRSSPLVTKPTNLPPVEEWMGPIPDPATQRKATNSRDPNNPHESTPRRPSLFETRHVSRNSNSEDIILGPPKTAFASASRIPGKGSIDATERSSRPNDQDDSKNDRFNLREKFFKDRESGDRDFDRRDGKLGTFNNNNNNRRGDREDWNSGRPRRTFGPEEQDRKPRRNGEFDRWENRDQREPNNDRGVRDKDARFFPRKDGTPGRARHEGSWFREENTHDAPDAEEEKTPIRNREWRRDRHGADRDWTRGAKFEQDPEWMDSTDRDEPRRVHTQEDFERWKERMKAGSSQVQAEEKEVPLETTPAPAPAPKPEPRPTDGEIFSSNGAPFTSDSAMERFFGLLGDSKPPQAPPLPQEISAPPPPMMEQTMKKEPLPGKLGKSSRFAGLFSPPPGSPAKEPETHPETRSSPSMNTVNTDADQEGFQRILQMLGGGKSRNATPHNDPVAYNRPPSQVQAEQIRSAVSSPARDQLKRQEYLAMQETVARGPGPNPYVQETHARDREHLLRLMQQVRVSPVANQGAQSQPQSAGPVGPAPGLLSMPEVLSPPPGIPTPQKGPNFLDDPAIANMQRPDAEHLRRRPANGPPMGYFEDMPFPQGGQLPMTPGGSRAPQAQGHPAMGMQRPPGFEHLPPPGWPGPQMPPQQAAGPAPLAPPPGIPTPTRGVNPSYMSNMMPMHANAPPLNEREPFPRPPPPGMMPPPGYMNGPPPAGFPPMPPNGDALMGLPHRGQGPFEGNPGPQVPPPASRHLLDMFGQVGGEAPRGMLGPGQFR; this comes from the exons ATGGCGCGACGGTACCAGATCGACGAGCTGCTATGGCTGCGGTCGTCGCCTCTGGTCACAAAGCCTACTAATTTACCGCCGGTAGAAGAATGGATGGG CCCAATCCCCGATCCAGCTACCCAACGGAAAGCTACAAACTCGCGAGACCCCAATAACCCCCATGAATCGACCCCCAGAAGGCCCAGTCTGTTTGAAACTCGTCATGTGTCCCGGAATTCCAATTCAG AGGACATCATTCTCGGACCCCCCAAAACTGCTTTTGCTTCGGCATCTCGTATACCCGGTAAAGGATCGATAGATGCTACGGAACGATCGTCAAGGCCTAATGACCAGGATGACTCGAAGAACGACCGTTTCAACTTACGGGAGAAGTTCTTCAAGGACCGGGAGTCTGGTGACAGAGATTTTGACCGACGAGATGGAAAGTTAGGAAcattcaacaacaacaacaacaatcggCGTGGGGACAGGGAGGACTGGAACAGTGGACGCCCCCGCCGTACCTTCGGCCCCGAGGAACAGGATCGAAAGCCGAGACGCAACGGAGAGTTTGATCGGTGGGAGAACCGCGACCAGCGAGAACCCAACAATGACCGAGGAGTTAGAGATAAGGATGCACGATTCTTCCCACGGAAGGACGGCACGCCCGGACGTGCGAGACACGAGGGAAGTTGGTTTCGTGAGGAGAATACCCACGATGCGCCTgatgcggaggaggagaagactcCGATACGAAACAGGGAATGGCGTCGGGATCGGCACGGTGCAGATCGTGACTGGACGCGGGGAGCCAAGTTCGAACAGGATCCCGAGTGGATGGATTCGACTGATCGAGATGAGCCTCGCCGGGTGCATACACAAGAAGACTTTGAACGctggaaggaaaggatgaAGGCGGGCTCCTCGCAGGTTCAagccgaagaaaaggaggtcCCCTTGGAGACGACCCCTGCTCCTGCCCCCGCGCCGAAGCCAGAGCCCAGGCCTACAGATGGTGAGATTTTCAGTAGCAATGGCGCTCCGTTCACGTCAGATTCGGCCATGGAGCGGTTCTTTGGATTGCTCGGGGACTCCAAGCCACCTCAGGCGCCTCCACTACCCCAGGAGATAagcgctcctcctcctcccatgATGGAACAAACAATGAAGAAAGAGCCACTTCCAGGAAAGCTTGGAAAGTCGTCGCGCTTTGCTGGACTCTTCTCGCCACCACCGGGAAGCCCGGCCAAAGAACCAGAAACTCATCCAGAGACCAGGTCGTCGCCTTCGATGAACACCGTCAACACTGATGCCGATCAGGAAGGTTTCCAGCGCATCCTGCAGATGCTTGGTGGAGGAAAATCGCGCAACGCGACACCTCACAATGACCCTGTTGCATACAACCGGCCTCCTTCGCAGGTACAGGCCGAACAGATCCGGAGTGCTGTTTCATCTCCTGCTCGAGATCAACTCAAGCGGCAGGAGTACCTGGCCATGCAAGAGACAGTTGCTCGTGGCCCTGGCCCTAACCCTTATGTCCAGGAGACACATGCTCGAGACCGGGAACATCTACTGCGACTGATGCAGCAGGTCCGTGTTAGTCCCGTTGCCAACCAGGGTGCCCAGAGCCAGCCCCAAAGTGCTGGTCCTGTCGGCCCGGCCCCCGGTTTGTTGAGCATGCCGGAAGtgctttctccccctccagGCATTCCGACCCCGCAAAAGGGCCCCAACTTCTTGGATGACCCTGCGATAGCAAATATGCAGAGACCCGATGCTGaacatcttcgtcgccgGCCCGCAAACGGGCCCCCCATGGGATATTTCGAAGATATGCCGTTCCCTCAGGGCGGGCAACTTCCTATGACGCCCGGCGGAAGCAGAGCTCCCCAGGCTCAAGGCCATCCTGCTATGGGCATGCAGAGACCTCCAGGCTTCGAACATTTGCCTCCTCCTGGATGGCCAGGACCTCAGATGCCCCCGCAGCAAGCTGCTGGACCCGCACCTTTGGCACCTCCTCCGGGTATTCCGACACCTACACGCGGCGTCAACCCAAGTTACATGTCGAACATGATGCCCATGCATGCGAATGCACCACCCCTCAACGAGCGTGAACCCTTCCCGCGTCCTCCCCCTCCAGGCATGATGCCTCCTCCCGGATACATGAACGGACCCCCGCCAGCC